In the Bacillota bacterium genome, one interval contains:
- a CDS encoding cobalamin-dependent protein (Presence of a B(12) (cobalamin)-binding domain implies dependence on cobalamin itself, in one of its several forms, or in some unusual lineages, dependence on a cobalamin-like analog.) — protein MKSKKDDLITNIVELDENKSLAIVKKRLDAQEDPLSIVQDCQKGMRIVGERYSEGKYFIAGLIMAGEILRQIMELIEPVLQDCKSEEKASGTILLGTVKDDIHDLGKNIVKMLFTCHGFTVYDLGVDVSPGSFVTEASKLKPDIIGLSGLITAAYDSMKETIALLKEETAKWPKKPYIIIGGSQIDEPVSNLVGTDYWANEADAGVRICKELMLSQL, from the coding sequence ATGAAGTCAAAAAAGGATGACCTTATAACAAACATTGTTGAACTGGATGAAAACAAGTCCCTTGCCATAGTTAAAAAACGCCTTGATGCACAGGAAGACCCCCTGTCAATAGTTCAGGATTGCCAGAAAGGGATGCGTATTGTCGGTGAACGTTACAGTGAAGGCAAATACTTTATAGCCGGACTGATCATGGCCGGTGAAATCCTAAGGCAGATCATGGAACTGATCGAACCTGTTTTACAGGACTGCAAAAGCGAAGAAAAAGCATCAGGAACAATCCTACTCGGGACAGTCAAGGACGATATTCATGATCTGGGGAAAAATATAGTTAAGATGCTTTTTACCTGCCACGGTTTTACTGTTTACGATCTTGGCGTGGATGTATCACCTGGTAGTTTTGTAACCGAAGCATCAAAATTAAAACCGGATATAATAGGTCTTTCCGGGTTAATTACAGCTGCCTATGACAGCATGAAGGAAACCATCGCCCTGCTGAAAGAAGAAACAGCAAAGTGGCCCAAAAAGCCTTACATTATTATCGGCGGAAGCCAGATTGATGAGCCGGTTTCCAATCTGGTTGGAACCGACTACTGGGCGAATGAAGCTGATGCAGGAGTCAGAATATGTAAAGAGCTTATGCTTTCCCAGTTATGA
- a CDS encoding uroporphyrinogen decarboxylase family protein, protein MDKNWEQMTAAEKQEVQFQKLLSPKDPEGNDVKFQSPEAEALYKANITRIKDAIQLKKTPDRVPVTIYPSMFPYYFSGVTLKDAMYDYDLCVSAFKKYILEFQPDMHIGASVLGPGKFFELMDYKLYAWPGHGVGDNHCYQCIEKEYMTEDEYDILLSDPSFYFQNFYLPRVFGSLQGFSMLPPFTGILEMYGVAFNFIPYGLPPVQETYKTLFEAGAEALKWAGAMGGCDAELRTLGYPNILAGYSKAPFDVIGDTLRGTHGVMIDMYRRPEKLLKALEQQIPIMTAMGINTMKMTGNPLVFMPLHKGADGFLSDEQFKKFYWPQLKQIVEGLVEGGCVPWLALEGRWNSRLEVMQDIPEGKTILMIDQSDIQKAKKTVGQKACLTGNVPSSLLNLGTPDDVKEYCKMLIDTVGKDGGLILANGAFLDEAKPENVKAMVEFSKEYGVYK, encoded by the coding sequence ATGGATAAAAATTGGGAACAGATGACTGCTGCTGAAAAGCAAGAAGTCCAGTTTCAAAAATTGCTTTCTCCGAAAGATCCTGAAGGGAACGACGTAAAATTTCAAAGCCCCGAAGCTGAGGCTCTCTATAAAGCAAATATAACCAGAATAAAAGATGCCATACAATTGAAAAAAACTCCGGATAGGGTTCCAGTCACCATTTACCCCAGCATGTTTCCCTACTATTTCTCAGGGGTTACCCTGAAAGATGCCATGTATGATTATGATTTATGTGTCTCTGCATTTAAGAAATATATTCTGGAATTTCAGCCGGATATGCATATCGGAGCCTCCGTGCTTGGTCCCGGCAAATTTTTTGAGTTAATGGATTACAAACTTTATGCCTGGCCGGGTCATGGTGTTGGAGATAATCACTGTTATCAATGCATTGAGAAGGAATACATGACGGAAGACGAATATGATATTCTTCTTTCCGATCCTTCTTTTTATTTCCAGAATTTTTACCTGCCCCGTGTTTTTGGCTCTTTACAGGGGTTTTCAATGCTCCCACCGTTCACCGGAATCCTCGAGATGTACGGAGTTGCCTTTAACTTTATTCCCTATGGTTTACCTCCTGTTCAGGAAACTTATAAAACCCTGTTTGAAGCCGGGGCTGAAGCGTTGAAATGGGCCGGGGCTATGGGCGGTTGTGACGCAGAATTAAGAACCCTGGGATATCCCAATATTTTGGCCGGATACAGCAAGGCGCCCTTTGATGTTATCGGTGATACACTTCGGGGAACTCATGGTGTGATGATTGACATGTACCGGCGGCCTGAAAAGTTACTTAAGGCACTTGAACAGCAGATACCGATCATGACTGCCATGGGCATTAATACGATGAAAATGACCGGTAATCCGTTGGTCTTTATGCCTCTTCACAAAGGTGCTGACGGTTTTCTGTCAGATGAGCAGTTTAAAAAGTTTTACTGGCCTCAACTGAAACAGATCGTTGAGGGATTGGTTGAAGGTGGATGCGTGCCATGGCTTGCCCTTGAAGGACGCTGGAATTCACGCCTGGAAGTTATGCAGGATATTCCGGAAGGCAAGACAATATTAATGATCGACCAGTCGGATATCCAAAAAGCAAAGAAAACGGTAGGTCAAAAAGCTTGCCTGACAGGTAATGTGCCTTCCTCGCTATTGAATCTGGGCACTCCTGATGATGTGAAGGAATACTGCAAAATGCTCATCGATACTGTAGGCAAAGATGGTGGACTCATTCTGGCCAACGGTGCATTTCTTGATGAAGCAAAACCGGAAAACGTAAAAGCTATGGTTGAATTCAGCAAGGAATACGGAGTGTATAAATAG
- a CDS encoding thiolase family protein, with amino-acid sequence MFSRSYIPYKGYYSSPFCKWQGSLQNDNAIELGAKTSKRWFESKNINPQELDYLYLGITVGQHRVFFGATWAAFMMGAPDIPGMTIMQACSTATTTVFNASMAVEIGNVDTAYCLLVDRCSNGPHTVWPNPLGPGGEVISENWNLDNMRADPSTGYGMIVTAENVVKEEGFTRQEADELVLIRYEQYNKSLADDRAFQKRYMFPVEATLSRKEILLVETDEGVATTSKEALERLRPTLEGGILTVGAQTHPADGNAGIIVTTREKAAKLSADPKIPIQIISYGFARTKKAFMPMAPVPSALTALERAGLKATDLAVIKNHNPFIVNDMYLAKKLGVEAASINNYGSSMVFGHPQAPTVARLLIEAIEEAVIIGGGYALVTGCAAGDTAAALVVKVG; translated from the coding sequence ATGTTTTCCAGGAGCTATATCCCTTACAAAGGTTATTACAGCTCGCCATTTTGCAAATGGCAGGGCAGTTTGCAAAACGATAATGCCATTGAACTGGGTGCTAAAACCAGCAAACGCTGGTTTGAAAGTAAAAATATCAATCCACAGGAATTAGACTACCTGTACCTGGGTATCACCGTCGGACAGCACCGTGTCTTTTTCGGCGCCACCTGGGCCGCTTTCATGATGGGTGCACCCGATATTCCCGGAATGACCATTATGCAGGCGTGTTCGACGGCCACCACAACAGTATTTAACGCAAGCATGGCTGTGGAGATAGGCAACGTGGATACTGCCTATTGTTTACTTGTAGACCGATGTTCCAACGGACCTCATACCGTCTGGCCAAATCCCTTGGGCCCAGGAGGGGAAGTCATATCGGAAAACTGGAATTTAGATAATATGCGTGCAGATCCTTCAACAGGTTACGGTATGATCGTTACGGCAGAAAACGTTGTTAAAGAGGAAGGTTTTACCCGCCAGGAAGCAGATGAGCTTGTATTAATCCGCTATGAACAATATAATAAATCACTTGCTGATGACAGGGCATTTCAAAAACGTTATATGTTCCCGGTGGAAGCCACTCTGTCAAGGAAAGAAATTCTGCTGGTGGAAACAGATGAAGGAGTGGCAACTACTTCAAAAGAGGCCCTGGAACGTTTACGTCCCACTCTGGAAGGTGGCATTCTAACTGTCGGTGCGCAAACCCACCCTGCAGATGGAAATGCCGGAATTATAGTTACAACCAGGGAAAAGGCGGCGAAACTGAGCGCCGATCCCAAGATCCCCATTCAGATTATTTCTTACGGATTCGCCCGCACAAAAAAAGCCTTTATGCCGATGGCTCCAGTTCCATCAGCCTTAACAGCCCTTGAGCGGGCAGGCCTGAAGGCAACAGATTTGGCTGTAATCAAAAACCACAATCCCTTTATCGTCAATGATATGTACCTGGCCAAGAAACTCGGTGTTGAAGCTGCCTCAATTAATAATTACGGCAGTTCCATGGTTTTCGGTCATCCACAGGCTCCTACAGTGGCGCGCCTGCTTATTGAGGCTATAGAAGAAGCAGTTATTATAGGAGGCGGATATGCCCTGGTCACCGGTTGTGCAGCCGGTGATACGGCGGCAGCACTAGTCGTAAAGGTTGGGTAG
- a CDS encoding MBL fold metallo-hydrolase, producing the protein MEVRCNTHGKDLLSTKVYFSDEKGFEVSSVIVMGKEECALIDTQWTLSNAHRVIAEVLETGKVLKTIYLTHAHPDHYFGTGHIAEAFPEAKVIALPEVCKTINDQFFGKMEHWEQVIGVINVPRKIIRIEPLNEHYFELEGHKIEILPTIMGDLKYNTVVWIPSISTLYGSDVLFNQAHPFTCEVTAEERRQWIKDIDQLESMNAEVVIPGHQKPGMPFDESSFSFTRDYLVATEKVLQKTDDVANFYYSMVTLFPEANLFISNEMNANVFKGDRDWNWRED; encoded by the coding sequence ATGGAAGTCAGATGCAATACACACGGGAAAGATTTGTTATCTACGAAAGTTTACTTTAGTGATGAAAAGGGGTTTGAGGTTTCTTCGGTTATCGTGATGGGAAAAGAGGAGTGCGCTTTGATTGATACCCAGTGGACATTATCAAACGCTCATCGGGTTATCGCTGAAGTGCTTGAAACTGGAAAAGTACTTAAAACTATCTATCTTACCCATGCTCATCCGGATCACTATTTCGGCACCGGTCATATTGCTGAAGCCTTTCCCGAAGCCAAAGTAATTGCGCTTCCCGAGGTATGTAAGACAATTAATGATCAATTTTTTGGCAAAATGGAACACTGGGAACAGGTAATCGGGGTAATTAATGTACCGCGAAAAATCATTAGGATTGAGCCATTAAACGAGCATTATTTTGAGCTGGAAGGGCATAAAATTGAGATTTTGCCTACAATCATGGGCGATCTTAAGTACAACACGGTAGTTTGGATTCCCTCGATCAGCACGTTATATGGGAGCGATGTTTTATTCAATCAAGCTCATCCATTTACCTGCGAGGTTACGGCAGAGGAACGCAGACAGTGGATCAAGGATATTGATCAACTGGAAAGTATGAATGCAGAAGTGGTTATTCCCGGCCATCAGAAACCGGGTATGCCCTTCGATGAGAGTTCATTTAGTTTCACGCGCGATTACCTGGTAGCGACTGAGAAAGTCCTCCAAAAAACAGATGATGTTGCAAATTTCTATTATTCTATGGTTACACTTTTCCCTGAAGCAAATTTGTTTATCAGTAATGAAATGAATGCAAATGTATTCAAAGGAGATCGCGACTGGAATTGGCGAGAAGATTAA
- a CDS encoding C-GCAxxG-C-C family protein, producing the protein MKDSEKKQLVDLAEKKAVEAQLRDDTCARSTLHGLSCVFPFISEKMVSASWALTGGVAASSGSCGALCSGLLAVGAKYMPSVAEAEEGSEEARKKFEYGRDKLFEYRDAFLKEFGALTCPGVQQKIFGRSYNLLDEKELMEFLSMEGHEVECAAVVAKAARMAAELILEDD; encoded by the coding sequence ATGAAAGATAGCGAAAAGAAACAGTTAGTTGATTTGGCTGAAAAAAAAGCAGTTGAAGCGCAGTTGAGAGATGATACCTGTGCCAGAAGCACTCTGCATGGTTTAAGTTGCGTTTTTCCGTTTATTTCAGAAAAAATGGTTTCTGCCTCATGGGCGTTAACCGGAGGTGTGGCTGCCAGCAGTGGCAGCTGTGGCGCTCTTTGCAGCGGACTTTTGGCTGTGGGAGCAAAATATATGCCGAGTGTTGCCGAGGCAGAAGAAGGAAGCGAAGAAGCCCGGAAGAAATTTGAGTATGGCCGTGACAAGTTATTCGAATACCGTGATGCATTTTTAAAAGAATTTGGTGCGCTTACCTGTCCTGGTGTTCAGCAGAAAATTTTTGGCCGAAGCTATAACCTGCTTGATGAAAAAGAACTAATGGAATTTTTAAGTATGGAAGGGCATGAAGTTGAATGTGCGGCAGTAGTGGCAAAGGCCGCCAGGATGGCCGCAGAATTGATTCTTGAGGACGATTAA
- a CDS encoding ABC transporter ATP-binding protein, whose protein sequence is MLEISKINVFYGNSQALWDVCLRIDEGEIVALVGANGAGKTTLLNTIAGLLKPNSGVISFLGEDITGLTPDLVVAKGISYLPEGGRLFPDMSVLENLEMGAYLMDNWKRKKEMLGKVYEIFPRLKEREKQMAKTLSGGERQMLAMGRCLMSDPKLAMFDELSYGMAPKLVKESFQIIESLRKHGITVFLIEQNVKQSMEIADRAYLIENGRIVNEGACDFLLETEHVKKAYLGL, encoded by the coding sequence ATGCTGGAGATCAGTAAAATAAATGTTTTCTATGGAAATTCGCAGGCTTTATGGGATGTTTGCCTGAGGATTGATGAAGGAGAGATTGTTGCCCTTGTCGGAGCAAACGGTGCAGGCAAAACCACGCTGCTAAACACTATCGCAGGTTTGTTAAAGCCAAATTCCGGCGTCATATCTTTTTTGGGTGAAGATATAACCGGTCTGACCCCGGATTTAGTAGTGGCAAAAGGTATTTCCTATCTGCCTGAAGGTGGCAGACTTTTCCCTGACATGTCGGTTTTGGAAAACCTTGAGATGGGGGCTTACCTCATGGATAACTGGAAGAGGAAAAAGGAGATGCTTGGCAAGGTATACGAGATATTTCCTCGCTTAAAAGAACGGGAAAAACAGATGGCTAAAACATTAAGTGGCGGTGAACGGCAGATGCTGGCCATGGGCCGCTGTTTAATGTCAGATCCGAAGCTGGCCATGTTCGATGAATTGTCTTACGGTATGGCTCCAAAATTGGTCAAGGAATCTTTTCAGATCATCGAATCTCTCCGCAAGCACGGTATTACAGTCTTTTTAATCGAGCAAAATGTTAAACAGAGTATGGAAATTGCCGATCGGGCGTACCTGATTGAAAATGGCCGTATAGTGAACGAGGGAGCCTGTGACTTTTTGCTCGAAACAGAACATGTGAAAAAAGCATATCTTGGCTTATAG
- a CDS encoding cobalamin-dependent protein (Presence of a B(12) (cobalamin)-binding domain implies dependence on cobalamin itself, in one of its several forms, or in some unusual lineages, dependence on a cobalamin-like analog.), protein MQGKLVTLLSDLKESEAIDYVNEALSKGDDPTKLLEEAKEGMTVIGNRFSKGEYFIPDLIYSGEIMKNIVGLLEPKLKEARGSEEQDLGKVIIATVEGDIHDIGKNLVVFMLDASGFNVYDLGVDVPVQDIVAKIKETSAPVVGLSGFLTLAHESMKKTVDAIESAGLRDKVKVMIGGGQIDDMVKDHIGADAYGLDATDAVKLAKQWIGG, encoded by the coding sequence TTGCAGGGAAAGTTGGTAACTTTACTGTCAGATTTAAAGGAATCAGAGGCAATTGATTATGTAAATGAGGCCTTGAGTAAAGGTGATGATCCTACCAAATTGCTCGAAGAAGCAAAAGAAGGAATGACCGTTATCGGTAACAGGTTTTCGAAAGGCGAGTATTTTATCCCCGACCTTATATACTCAGGCGAAATCATGAAAAACATCGTGGGGCTGCTTGAACCAAAGCTCAAGGAAGCACGAGGTAGTGAAGAGCAGGATTTAGGAAAGGTAATTATAGCAACGGTCGAAGGTGACATCCATGATATAGGTAAAAACCTCGTTGTCTTCATGCTTGATGCAAGCGGCTTTAACGTTTATGATCTTGGGGTAGATGTTCCGGTGCAGGATATCGTCGCCAAGATCAAGGAAACGAGCGCTCCTGTCGTTGGTTTGAGCGGGTTTTTAACCCTTGCTCATGAATCAATGAAGAAAACTGTTGATGCCATAGAATCAGCCGGCTTACGTGATAAGGTTAAGGTAATGATCGGCGGAGGCCAGATTGACGATATGGTAAAAGATCACATAGGCGCTGATGCTTACGGCTTAGATGCTACTGATGCAGTTAAGTTGGCAAAACAATGGATAGGAGGTTGA
- a CDS encoding DUF1638 domain-containing protein, giving the protein MKTAIIACKTLEDEINLAVSKTKTNHKIYWIDSGLHNYPDRLRQNLQECIDKIGVYNYIVLLFGLCGNSLLHLSSKHAKLVIPKVDDCISMFLGGNRERRNIEENTRAYYLTKGWLRYENNIWHEYLQCIEKYGLEKTRKIFGIMLKHYTHLIVIDTGAFDSAEFIEETKKIAVELNLEHKVIKGDLSILDRALTNEWQKDFVVIKPGEKITLNDMGTCGEFISQDQIFGISSA; this is encoded by the coding sequence ATGAAAACAGCTATAATTGCCTGCAAAACCCTTGAGGACGAAATAAATCTGGCAGTCAGTAAAACTAAAACTAATCATAAAATATACTGGATCGACTCGGGATTACATAATTACCCAGACCGCCTTAGACAAAATTTACAGGAATGCATAGACAAAATAGGGGTTTATAATTATATTGTATTACTCTTCGGGTTATGTGGTAATTCTCTACTTCATCTTTCCTCAAAACATGCAAAACTTGTTATCCCCAAAGTTGATGATTGCATATCCATGTTTCTCGGTGGAAACAGGGAACGTAGAAATATTGAAGAAAACACCAGGGCATATTACCTGACAAAAGGATGGCTTCGTTACGAAAATAATATATGGCATGAGTACCTACAGTGTATTGAGAAGTATGGCCTTGAAAAAACCCGAAAAATATTCGGCATAATGCTTAAGCATTATACTCATCTCATTGTAATTGATACCGGCGCTTTTGATTCCGCAGAATTTATTGAAGAAACCAAAAAAATTGCTGTTGAATTAAATCTTGAGCATAAAGTAATAAAGGGTGATCTTTCTATCCTGGATCGGGCTTTAACTAATGAATGGCAAAAAGATTTTGTAGTGATCAAACCGGGTGAAAAAATAACTCTTAATGATATGGGTACCTGCGGTGAATTCATCAGTCAGGATCAAATATTCGGAATTTCATCTGCCTGA
- a CDS encoding SDR family oxidoreductase — MKLKNKTALVTGAGSGIGAAIAKRFVEDGAKVCIVGRRKEYLEKVAGELPPGMVKPCQGDISKTEDIKMMVDAAIGFGGGVDVLVNCAGVNYPGGVTNIELEDWKKIFDVNLNGPFLLMRSVIPHMIKAGGGSIINISSIGGLRCLSDRVGYCTSKAALIMLTQQAARDYGKDNVRCNVVCPGFVFTPMTEGHFGEFGEVDKSQFRAVPMGRGALPGEIGGICSYLASDDSSYMTGSVLVIDGGTTIVDPFEIGLNG, encoded by the coding sequence ATGAAATTAAAAAATAAAACTGCCCTTGTAACCGGAGCAGGCAGTGGTATTGGCGCCGCTATAGCAAAAAGGTTTGTTGAAGATGGGGCAAAAGTTTGCATAGTAGGGCGGCGTAAAGAGTATCTCGAGAAGGTTGCCGGAGAGCTCCCTCCCGGTATGGTTAAACCGTGCCAGGGAGATATATCAAAAACCGAAGATATCAAGATGATGGTTGATGCAGCCATAGGGTTTGGTGGTGGGGTTGATGTACTGGTAAACTGTGCAGGAGTTAACTACCCCGGTGGTGTGACCAATATCGAACTCGAAGATTGGAAAAAAATATTTGATGTAAACTTAAATGGACCCTTTTTATTGATGAGATCTGTTATACCGCACATGATCAAAGCAGGTGGAGGCTCGATCATAAATATCTCCTCGATTGGAGGATTGAGGTGCTTATCCGACAGGGTCGGTTACTGCACTTCAAAAGCAGCTTTAATCATGCTTACCCAACAGGCTGCCCGTGACTATGGCAAAGATAATGTGCGCTGTAATGTGGTTTGTCCGGGTTTTGTTTTTACACCGATGACTGAAGGGCATTTTGGTGAGTTCGGAGAAGTTGACAAATCTCAATTTCGAGCAGTACCTATGGGTAGAGGGGCTCTGCCGGGTGAAATCGGAGGTATTTGCAGTTACCTGGCCAGTGATGATTCATCATATATGACCGGATCAGTCCTCGTAATCGATGGGGGTACAACCATTGTGGATCCCTTTGAGATCGGACTTAACGGTTAA
- a CDS encoding GntR family transcriptional regulator, with amino-acid sequence MQQKGDIMARENSRMGFETSAESIDRNSFEPAYVQLVYILKRQITSGELRVGDRLPSESQICKLYQVSPMTVRRAINILSDQGLVATAQGRGTFVKPIKLESASFHLLELQEIFNDDRTKVSILEARIVSADQRAAQKLKVTEDERIIYIRRLLSRDDEPLLYHREYLIYDPGRAVVESELGVTSLRGLFKGDETSDFKYGDLSIETTVINDDEASLLQADEGTAAFNLEHIFYDYNDKPVSWGWFICRGDRLRFTSTIGYRNREVLA; translated from the coding sequence ATGCAGCAAAAAGGAGATATTATGGCAAGAGAAAATAGTCGGATGGGTTTTGAAACATCCGCTGAAAGCATTGACCGCAATTCATTTGAACCGGCTTATGTTCAGTTGGTTTATATTTTAAAACGACAGATCACCTCCGGGGAATTGAGGGTTGGCGATCGCCTTCCTTCTGAATCACAGATTTGTAAATTGTATCAAGTCAGCCCGATGACCGTTAGAAGAGCAATCAATATCCTTTCCGATCAGGGTTTAGTTGCCACAGCTCAGGGTCGGGGAACATTTGTCAAACCAATAAAACTTGAATCAGCTTCTTTTCATCTCCTTGAGCTGCAAGAGATTTTTAATGATGACCGGACAAAAGTTTCAATACTGGAAGCAAGAATAGTATCGGCTGACCAGAGAGCGGCACAGAAGTTAAAAGTTACTGAAGATGAAAGGATAATCTATATCCGCAGATTGCTTTCACGTGATGACGAACCACTTCTCTATCACCGCGAATACCTTATTTATGACCCGGGCCGTGCTGTCGTTGAATCCGAACTCGGCGTCACTTCTCTGCGCGGTCTATTCAAGGGTGACGAAACCAGTGATTTTAAGTATGGCGATCTAAGCATCGAAACCACGGTTATCAATGACGATGAGGCCAGCCTTCTACAGGCAGATGAAGGAACAGCTGCTTTCAATTTGGAACACATTTTCTACGATTACAATGATAAGCCCGTAAGCTGGGGATGGTTTATATGCCGCGGTGACAGGCTGCGCTTTACTTCAACTATTGGTTATCGAAACAGGGAGGTTCTGGCCTAA
- a CDS encoding ATP-binding cassette domain-containing protein: MLQVEGLTKSFGGLTAVSNVDFHIEAGEIVGLIGPNGAGKTTLFNLLSGALVPQAGKIIFKNENIRGLKPNYICHKGLARTFQLVKVFPEMSVYQNILLGSIFGKPEQKTREAAEEETGEILEFMGLNDLHHIPAGSLTLVNQKKVEVARALATKPDLLLIDEVMAGLNQTEVTQSMELVTRIQERGITIVMIEHVMKAIMNICKRIIVLHHGQKIAEGTPEEISCSKTVIEVYLGE; encoded by the coding sequence ATGCTTCAAGTTGAAGGGCTTACTAAAAGCTTTGGAGGGTTGACAGCAGTATCCAATGTTGACTTTCACATTGAAGCCGGGGAAATTGTAGGCCTGATCGGTCCGAATGGAGCCGGTAAAACAACTTTGTTCAATTTACTTTCCGGCGCACTTGTTCCCCAGGCTGGGAAAATTATTTTTAAAAATGAAAATATTCGGGGGTTAAAACCAAATTATATTTGTCATAAAGGGTTGGCCAGGACTTTTCAATTAGTCAAGGTATTCCCTGAAATGTCGGTTTATCAAAATATTTTGCTCGGATCCATCTTTGGCAAGCCTGAACAAAAAACCCGTGAAGCCGCCGAGGAGGAGACAGGGGAAATCCTTGAATTTATGGGGTTAAATGATTTACACCATATTCCTGCCGGCAGTCTGACCCTGGTTAACCAGAAGAAGGTTGAAGTAGCCAGGGCGTTGGCAACAAAACCTGACCTGTTGTTGATAGATGAGGTAATGGCGGGGTTAAATCAGACTGAAGTGACCCAATCGATGGAGCTGGTTACCAGAATCCAGGAGAGAGGTATAACCATCGTCATGATTGAACATGTGATGAAAGCGATCATGAATATATGCAAGAGGATCATAGTCCTTCATCACGGCCAGAAGATAGCGGAAGGAACCCCTGAAGAGATATCCTGCAGTAAGACGGTAATAGAAGTTTACCTGGGAGAGTGA
- a CDS encoding MoaD/ThiS family protein: protein MINITVKGVAEVGKLLQTKGKLEIKLPEGTSIGELLNILADKYGKELVTLTRTDQGEKTLRILINGRDITFLKGLETELGDGDHISILPLLSGG from the coding sequence ATGATCAATATTACGGTAAAAGGAGTAGCGGAAGTCGGTAAACTGCTCCAAACAAAGGGAAAGCTTGAAATAAAGCTGCCTGAGGGGACATCCATTGGAGAGCTTCTTAACATCCTTGCCGATAAGTATGGAAAAGAACTTGTAACGCTAACCCGGACAGACCAGGGTGAAAAAACACTGCGTATATTGATAAACGGACGGGATATCACCTTCCTGAAAGGTCTCGAAACAGAACTGGGAGATGGGGATCATATCTCAATCCTCCCTCTATTAAGCGGCGGATAA